A region from the Bacteroidales bacterium genome encodes:
- a CDS encoding glycoside hydrolase family 27 protein: MKISVIIAFILLCQGLSAQKYDLAQTPPMGWNSWNKFGCEINEDLIRKTADAMVSTGMGAAGYEYINIDDCWHGSRDSLGFIHPDPIRFPSGMKALSDYVHSKGLKLGIYSDAGTQTCGGKPGSHGHEYQDAITYASWGIDYLKYDWCNTTGINAENAYKTMRDALHDAGRPILFSICEWGDNKPWLWAKDVGHMWRTTGDIANCFNCEKGYGNWSSLGVLQILDKQKDLRKYAGPGHWNDPDMMEVGNGMTLSEDRAHFSLWCMLAAPLIAGNDLRSVSKETLEILTNREAIAIDQDALGIQCFKYLDFGNLQVYAKPLSNNEIAICFLNRGDEDLPVNFDWKHYPVRDALSGKNFEFDSHEYKIRDVWQHKSAGTTAVPLKAVIPSHDVIFLRLSE; the protein is encoded by the coding sequence ATGAAAATATCTGTAATAATTGCCTTTATCCTCCTCTGCCAGGGCCTTTCAGCTCAAAAATATGATCTTGCACAAACCCCTCCTATGGGATGGAACAGCTGGAATAAGTTTGGTTGTGAAATTAATGAGGATCTCATCCGGAAAACAGCAGATGCCATGGTGTCAACCGGAATGGGAGCTGCAGGGTATGAGTATATCAATATTGATGATTGCTGGCATGGAAGCCGCGACAGCCTTGGTTTTATTCATCCTGATCCGATAAGGTTTCCTTCAGGAATGAAAGCCCTTTCCGATTATGTTCACTCAAAAGGACTTAAACTTGGAATTTATTCCGATGCAGGAACCCAGACCTGCGGAGGTAAACCGGGAAGTCACGGACATGAATACCAGGATGCCATCACCTATGCCTCATGGGGAATCGATTACCTGAAATATGATTGGTGTAATACCACCGGAATCAATGCCGAAAATGCCTATAAAACCATGCGGGATGCCCTTCACGATGCCGGAAGGCCGATTCTGTTCAGTATTTGCGAATGGGGTGATAATAAACCCTGGCTTTGGGCAAAGGATGTCGGGCATATGTGGCGGACAACCGGTGATATTGCCAACTGTTTCAACTGCGAGAAAGGATATGGAAACTGGTCATCACTGGGGGTGCTTCAGATTCTCGATAAGCAAAAGGACCTGAGGAAGTATGCAGGCCCGGGCCACTGGAATGATCCTGATATGATGGAAGTAGGAAATGGAATGACATTGAGTGAAGACAGGGCGCACTTTTCACTTTGGTGTATGCTTGCAGCCCCACTCATTGCAGGGAATGACCTGAGGTCGGTGTCAAAGGAAACACTCGAAATTCTTACCAACAGGGAGGCAATTGCCATTGATCAGGATGCCCTTGGAATTCAGTGTTTTAAATACCTCGATTTTGGCAACCTACAGGTATATGCCAAACCCTTAAGCAATAATGAGATAGCTATTTGCTTTCTCAACAGGGGAGATGAAGACCTGCCCGTTAATTTCGACTGGAAGCATTATCCGGTTCGGGATGCCCTATCCGGAAAGAATTTTGAATTCGATAGTCATGAGTATAAAATCAGGGATGTATGGCAGCACAAATCAGCTGGTACCACTGCAGTACCTTTGAAGGCGGTCATTCCCTCTCACGATGTAATATTTCTTCGGCTTTCTGAATAA
- a CDS encoding cellulase family glycosylhydrolase, whose product MRNFKTIVLFLNVFLLAFSSTAQAPFSKGVNLTGWFQVNSPGEIQFTKYTKQDLVNIKSLGCDVIRLPISLHEMSSGGPDYTLNPLFFSFLDSVVTWSEQLQMYLILDDHSFDPSVNTSPQVETVLKKVWPQMAAHYKDRSNYILYEVLNEPHGISTQAWGIIQKNVIDAIRLVDTKHTIVVGGSGYNTYSELQNLPAYADTNLLYTFHFYDPFMFTHQGATWNTPSMASLSGVPFPYDPLTMPPCPNDLLGTWVESALNNYPVDGTVAKVKSLIDYAINFRNSRNVKVFCGEFGVYIPNCDTSDRVYWYQVVREYLEENDIPWTTWDYQGGFGLFKKGSNQMFNHDLNISLLQGLGFNVPPQTSWSMIPDTTGMKVYSDYIEINLVNNSYSAGTIDFYSSLLPNNNQYCLEWKGFSQYNALGFDFLPDRDFSWLVENGYALDFMVRGNETDIKFDARFLDTKTEDPNDHPWRIGVTIDASRAAWDNRWHHVHIPLSEFVESGSWDNGSWFNAEGKFDWAALDKFEFSTEYGGTSGNKIWFDNITITNLDTAIVRENGTLGFERLAEYKPFHLGVAPNPMKNLTTITFALPAAEEVTVEIFNACGVKCCVVETGFLCKGVNKIAWNGRFATGAEAGSGIYICCLTSPSGRETCLLVKE is encoded by the coding sequence ATGAGAAACTTCAAAACAATTGTATTGTTCCTGAATGTATTTCTTCTTGCATTCAGCAGCACAGCCCAGGCTCCGTTCAGCAAAGGGGTCAATCTTACCGGCTGGTTCCAGGTGAATAGCCCCGGCGAAATTCAATTTACCAAATACACCAAACAAGACCTGGTCAATATCAAGAGTCTGGGTTGTGATGTGATCCGTCTACCCATCAGTCTGCATGAAATGAGTTCCGGCGGCCCCGATTATACCCTGAATCCGCTCTTTTTCAGCTTCCTTGATTCAGTGGTAACATGGTCGGAGCAACTTCAAATGTACCTGATCCTCGATGACCATAGTTTTGACCCATCAGTGAATACCTCACCACAGGTTGAAACCGTTCTCAAGAAAGTCTGGCCTCAAATGGCTGCTCATTACAAAGACAGGAGTAATTATATCCTGTATGAAGTATTGAACGAACCCCATGGAATATCAACCCAGGCCTGGGGTATCATTCAAAAAAATGTAATTGATGCCATCAGGCTTGTTGATACAAAACACACCATTGTTGTGGGAGGATCGGGCTACAATACCTATTCCGAACTTCAGAATCTGCCGGCATATGCTGATACCAACCTGCTATATACCTTCCATTTTTACGACCCATTTATGTTTACTCACCAGGGAGCCACCTGGAATACGCCCTCAATGGCTTCACTATCGGGTGTTCCATTTCCATACGATCCGCTGACCATGCCACCTTGTCCAAACGATTTACTGGGCACCTGGGTGGAATCAGCCCTGAACAATTACCCTGTTGATGGTACTGTGGCAAAAGTGAAATCGCTGATCGATTATGCCATCAATTTCAGAAACAGCAGGAATGTCAAGGTTTTTTGCGGTGAATTCGGAGTGTATATCCCCAATTGTGACACCTCCGACAGGGTTTACTGGTACCAGGTCGTAAGGGAATACCTGGAGGAAAACGATATCCCCTGGACAACATGGGATTACCAGGGTGGTTTTGGTTTATTCAAAAAAGGATCCAATCAAATGTTTAATCATGATCTGAATATATCATTATTACAGGGATTGGGCTTTAATGTCCCGCCTCAGACCTCCTGGTCGATGATACCCGATACCACTGGAATGAAGGTGTATTCCGATTATATTGAGATCAACTTAGTGAATAATAGTTATTCTGCCGGGACTATCGACTTTTATTCTTCCTTATTACCCAATAATAACCAGTATTGCCTCGAATGGAAAGGATTTAGTCAATACAATGCTTTAGGGTTTGATTTTCTCCCTGATCGGGATTTCTCCTGGCTGGTTGAAAATGGGTATGCCCTTGATTTCATGGTAAGAGGGAATGAAACAGATATCAAATTTGATGCAAGATTCCTGGATACAAAAACTGAAGACCCCAATGACCATCCCTGGCGCATTGGGGTCACGATTGATGCCAGCCGGGCAGCCTGGGACAACCGCTGGCATCATGTGCATATCCCTCTTTCTGAATTTGTTGAAAGCGGGTCATGGGATAACGGATCCTGGTTTAATGCCGAAGGAAAATTTGATTGGGCTGCCTTAGACAAGTTTGAATTCTCTACTGAATATGGTGGCACGAGTGGAAATAAAATCTGGTTTGATAATATTACCATTACAAATCTCGATACTGCCATTGTTAGAGAGAATGGCACCCTGGGATTCGAAAGGTTAGCAGAATATAAACCCTTTCATCTTGGCGTTGCACCAAATCCAATGAAGAACCTGACAACAATCACCTTTGCTCTGCCTGCAGCGGAAGAGGTTACAGTCGAAATTTTTAATGCCTGCGGAGTGAAATGCTGTGTAGTGGAAACAGGTTTCCTGTGCAAAGGGGTAAATAAAATCGCATGGAATGGCCGTTTTGCAACCGGGGCAGAAGCTGGAAGCGGCATCTACATCTGTTGCCTCACATCGCCATCAGGCCGTGAAACCTGCCTGCTCGTAAAAGAATAA
- a CDS encoding glycoside hydrolase family 3 C-terminal domain-containing protein produces MKTLLVTGFLLISFIVASQTTKPVPGKNLPIEERVDLLMKQMTIEEKAAQLCFINVGNTLFDEKGEIDENKVLKSFPDGIGAITFFQVKMPMEQAMRLDNALQKILISKTRLGIPCLFIGEGLHGFMGVGATSFPQAISLASSWDTILIEKVFSATGLEMRARGFHQALSPVIDLAREPRWGRTEETYSEDPYLTARIGKAAILGLQGRSPLIDGSHVIATLKHFAGHGQGEGGNNTAPIFCDERYFRENHLYPFEIAVKEAGVLSVMPSYNEWSAIPNHANPWLLKEVLREEWGFKGHVISDQGGIEDLNRKHFVVADTAEAIKLALESGVDFEIMDVSSYYRLVAPLVRKGYIAESTLDEAVRNVLLNKFRLGIFENPYADVDRTRKVTNCAEHKAIALEAAHKSIILLKNDNKLLPLDASKIKTMAVIGPNAADLHLGGYTIEPRVGVSVLDGIRNFAGEQFKVLYAEGCKITTSPGSFWDNNNTALNDLDSDRKLIAEAVEVAKKSDVVLLVIGENESICREGWSEEHRGDRDDLTLWGRQEELARELVKTGKPVVVLLINGRPIVSDFITQQMPALLEGWYLGQETGTAVADVLFGKVNPSGKLTVTFPKNIGQLPVYYSKKPSRNRNYVNSDMKPAFPFGYGLSYTTFEYGKPVVEKAAIKPGENLKITVQVKNTGTVTGSEIVQLYIHDKISSVTRPIKELKDFAKITLQPGETAEVVFTVTPEKLWFYNRDMKRVVEPGEFEIFTGPDSERLDKAVFTVNQ; encoded by the coding sequence ATGAAAACACTCCTGGTTACAGGCTTCCTGCTAATCTCATTCATCGTGGCTTCACAAACCACAAAACCGGTTCCCGGCAAGAACCTGCCGATAGAAGAAAGAGTTGATCTGTTAATGAAACAGATGACCATCGAAGAAAAGGCAGCACAACTCTGTTTTATCAATGTTGGAAATACCCTTTTTGATGAGAAAGGTGAAATTGATGAAAACAAGGTATTGAAATCCTTCCCCGACGGAATTGGTGCTATCACCTTTTTCCAGGTAAAAATGCCCATGGAACAAGCCATGCGTCTTGATAATGCCCTTCAGAAAATACTGATCAGTAAAACAAGGCTTGGAATTCCCTGCCTGTTTATTGGTGAAGGACTTCATGGTTTTATGGGAGTGGGAGCCACCAGTTTCCCCCAGGCTATTTCATTGGCCAGTAGTTGGGATACAATACTTATTGAGAAGGTATTTTCCGCAACCGGACTTGAGATGAGAGCCCGTGGTTTTCACCAGGCACTCTCACCGGTTATTGATCTGGCACGGGAACCACGTTGGGGCAGGACAGAAGAGACCTATAGCGAAGATCCCTACCTGACTGCCAGGATTGGCAAAGCGGCTATCCTGGGCCTTCAGGGACGCTCCCCTCTAATTGATGGTTCACATGTAATTGCCACCCTTAAACACTTTGCCGGGCACGGGCAGGGTGAAGGGGGTAACAATACAGCCCCCATTTTCTGCGATGAACGCTATTTCAGGGAAAACCACCTTTATCCTTTCGAAATTGCCGTAAAGGAAGCAGGAGTGCTCAGCGTAATGCCCTCTTACAACGAATGGTCAGCTATTCCTAATCATGCCAATCCCTGGCTGCTAAAGGAAGTGCTTCGTGAGGAATGGGGATTCAAGGGACATGTGATCAGCGACCAGGGAGGAATTGAAGACCTGAACCGTAAGCATTTTGTGGTTGCCGACACCGCCGAAGCCATCAAACTCGCCCTTGAATCAGGCGTGGATTTTGAAATTATGGATGTGAGCAGTTATTACCGCCTGGTAGCCCCCCTCGTAAGAAAAGGGTATATCGCCGAAAGCACATTGGATGAGGCCGTCAGAAATGTCCTTCTCAACAAATTCAGGCTGGGCATTTTTGAAAACCCTTATGCCGATGTTGATAGAACCAGGAAAGTGACCAACTGTGCAGAACATAAGGCAATTGCCCTGGAAGCCGCCCATAAATCAATCATCCTGTTGAAAAACGACAATAAGCTCCTGCCTCTTGATGCCTCCAAAATAAAAACCATGGCAGTAATCGGCCCCAATGCTGCCGACCTTCACCTTGGAGGTTACACTATTGAACCCAGGGTAGGAGTTTCAGTCCTCGATGGAATCAGGAATTTCGCAGGAGAGCAATTTAAAGTTCTTTATGCCGAAGGATGCAAAATTACCACCAGTCCGGGTTCCTTCTGGGATAACAATAATACAGCATTAAATGATCTTGATTCTGACCGAAAACTTATTGCCGAAGCAGTGGAGGTTGCTAAGAAGAGTGATGTTGTTTTGCTGGTAATTGGTGAAAATGAATCGATCTGCCGCGAAGGCTGGAGCGAAGAACACCGTGGCGACCGCGACGACCTTACCCTTTGGGGAAGGCAGGAAGAACTTGCCCGGGAACTGGTTAAAACAGGGAAACCGGTGGTTGTGCTCCTGATCAATGGACGACCGATTGTCTCTGATTTCATTACTCAGCAAATGCCAGCCCTGCTGGAGGGATGGTACCTCGGACAGGAAACCGGAACAGCCGTTGCTGATGTCCTTTTTGGCAAAGTGAATCCTTCAGGGAAACTTACTGTCACATTCCCGAAGAATATCGGACAATTACCGGTTTATTACAGCAAAAAGCCTTCAAGGAACCGTAATTATGTGAATTCCGATATGAAACCTGCATTTCCATTTGGTTATGGCTTAAGCTATACCACCTTCGAATATGGAAAACCGGTAGTTGAAAAAGCTGCAATAAAGCCTGGTGAAAACCTGAAGATTACTGTTCAAGTGAAAAATACCGGCACAGTTACCGGTTCAGAGATCGTTCAACTCTATATTCATGATAAGATCAGTTCGGTAACCAGGCCAATAAAAGAACTGAAAGACTTTGCAAAAATCACCCTGCAACCGGGGGAAACAGCGGAGGTTGTTTTCACAGTCACTCCTGAAAAGCTATGGTTTTATAACCGTGATATGAAAAGGGTAGTGGAACCGGGAGAGTTTGAAATATTCACCGGACCTGATTCAGAGCGGCTCGACAAGGCAGTTTTTACAGTGAACCAATAA
- a CDS encoding DUF4982 domain-containing protein, which translates to MKNKGFRAYLIISLMLVSLSVIAQPRNSSSLREKINFNEGWRFLLADEPNASKPDFDDSGWRSLDLPHDWSIEGTFSESNPATTGGGALPGGFGWYRKTFSIKKPQAGKQIYIDFDGVYRNSEVWINGHYLGKRPYGYSSFRYDLTPYIRINENNVLAVRVDNSKQPNSRWYSGSGIYRNVWLVLTGSVAIDHWGTYVTTPDVSEESAVVNIQATVRNHTGNSVKISHRSIILDNDNNVVAQTEPVQAEQPDSLHVYYQEIRMLQPRLWSDKSPYLYKIITFVEQKGKVVDTYETPLGLRKFEFDPEKGFILNGDFVKIRGVCNHHDLGCLGSAINTRALERQLELLKEMGCNGIRTSHNPPAPELLDLCDKMGFIVMDEAFDMWKKNKTANDYGLDFDEWYKRDLEDMVLRDRNHPSVFIWSIGNEIIEQWDSTGTPLATQLASVVRQLDPTRPITSACNDPAPWNNIIKSGALDLVGYNYKLNTFAEFPKTFPGQKFIASETTSALASRGSYDFPADSVRRWPVKWDVPFNEGNPDFTCSSYDNCSTPWGSTHEETWKIMRSHDFLSGLYIWTGFDYLGEPTPYNWPAHSSYFGILDLCGFPKDCYYMYQSEWTKKPMLHLMPHWNWKEGQLIDVWVYTNCLEAELFLNGTSLGTKRKENGELHLSWKVPFEAGNIKAIGRTRGQTLVQKEVTTAGKPARIVLISDRTILKADGTDLSFCTVKIVDENNNMVPQADQTVKFNVEGPAIIAGVDNGNQISLEPFKSDTRKAFNGMCLLVVQAGKSPGPIKITATSENLESAVVTLESK; encoded by the coding sequence ATGAAAAATAAGGGTTTCAGGGCTTACCTCATCATTTCCTTAATGTTAGTGAGCCTTTCAGTAATTGCACAACCTCGCAATTCTTCCAGTCTGAGGGAAAAGATTAATTTCAATGAAGGCTGGAGGTTCCTGTTGGCTGATGAACCGAATGCATCGAAACCTGATTTTGATGATTCAGGCTGGCGATCACTGGATTTGCCACATGATTGGAGTATTGAAGGGACTTTCAGTGAATCAAATCCGGCAACAACCGGTGGAGGTGCCCTTCCGGGTGGTTTCGGCTGGTACAGGAAAACCTTTTCAATTAAAAAACCACAGGCAGGCAAACAAATCTACATTGATTTCGATGGGGTGTACCGCAATTCAGAAGTATGGATCAACGGGCATTACCTGGGCAAAAGGCCTTATGGATACAGTTCTTTTCGTTACGATCTTACCCCTTACATCAGGATAAATGAAAACAATGTCCTGGCCGTTCGGGTGGATAATTCCAAACAGCCTAACTCCAGGTGGTACTCCGGTTCAGGGATTTATCGCAATGTATGGCTTGTGCTCACCGGTTCCGTAGCCATTGATCACTGGGGTACTTATGTTACAACCCCAGATGTAAGTGAGGAGAGTGCAGTGGTAAATATCCAGGCAACAGTCAGGAATCATACCGGAAATTCAGTGAAAATTTCACACCGCTCCATCATCCTCGACAACGATAACAATGTGGTGGCCCAAACAGAGCCTGTCCAGGCAGAGCAGCCGGATAGCCTTCATGTTTATTACCAGGAAATTAGGATGTTACAGCCACGGTTGTGGTCCGATAAATCGCCTTATTTGTACAAGATAATAACCTTTGTCGAGCAGAAGGGGAAAGTGGTCGATACCTATGAAACTCCATTGGGTCTTCGCAAGTTCGAATTTGATCCGGAGAAAGGTTTTATTCTGAATGGCGACTTTGTTAAAATCCGGGGTGTCTGTAATCACCATGACCTGGGATGCCTTGGTTCTGCAATCAATACCCGGGCCCTGGAAAGACAGCTTGAATTATTAAAGGAAATGGGGTGCAATGGTATCAGGACATCTCACAATCCTCCCGCTCCCGAACTCCTTGACCTATGCGATAAGATGGGATTTATCGTGATGGATGAAGCCTTCGACATGTGGAAAAAGAACAAAACTGCCAATGATTATGGACTGGATTTCGACGAATGGTATAAACGGGATCTTGAAGATATGGTGTTACGCGACCGCAATCACCCCTCCGTTTTCATCTGGAGCATTGGCAATGAGATTATAGAGCAGTGGGATTCAACAGGGACGCCTCTTGCAACACAGCTGGCCTCTGTTGTCCGCCAACTCGACCCAACCCGTCCGATAACTTCAGCATGTAATGATCCGGCACCCTGGAATAATATCATTAAATCCGGGGCACTCGACCTGGTAGGCTATAACTATAAACTCAACACTTTCGCAGAATTTCCAAAGACATTTCCCGGACAAAAATTCATTGCTTCAGAAACCACATCGGCTTTAGCTTCAAGAGGAAGTTATGATTTTCCTGCCGACTCAGTGAGAAGATGGCCCGTTAAATGGGATGTTCCCTTTAATGAAGGCAACCCGGATTTCACCTGCTCTTCCTACGACAACTGCTCAACTCCCTGGGGCTCCACACACGAAGAAACCTGGAAAATAATGAGAAGCCACGACTTTCTTTCAGGTTTATACATCTGGACGGGCTTTGATTATCTTGGAGAACCCACCCCATACAACTGGCCTGCACATAGCTCCTATTTCGGAATCCTTGATCTATGTGGTTTTCCAAAGGATTGCTATTATATGTACCAAAGTGAGTGGACAAAAAAGCCTATGCTGCACCTGATGCCTCATTGGAACTGGAAAGAAGGCCAGCTTATCGATGTATGGGTATATACCAATTGCCTGGAAGCCGAATTGTTTCTTAACGGCACATCCCTGGGCACCAAAAGAAAGGAAAACGGAGAGCTCCATTTATCCTGGAAAGTACCGTTTGAAGCAGGAAACATAAAGGCAATCGGCCGTACCAGGGGACAAACACTTGTTCAGAAAGAGGTCACTACCGCAGGAAAACCTGCCCGTATTGTGCTGATCTCAGACCGGACAATCCTTAAAGCGGATGGAACAGACCTCTCTTTCTGCACAGTAAAAATTGTTGACGAAAATAACAACATGGTGCCCCAAGCAGATCAGACAGTGAAATTCAATGTAGAAGGGCCTGCAATCATAGCAGGAGTTGATAATGGGAACCAGATCAGTCTTGAACCCTTTAAATCCGATACCAGGAAGGCTTTTAACGGGATGTGCCTGTTGGTGGTTCAGGCCGGTAAATCTCCGGGCCCGATTAAAATCACAGCTACTTCTGAAAACCTTGAATCAGCCGTTGTTACACTTGAGTCAAAATAA
- a CDS encoding glycoside hydrolase family 3 C-terminal domain-containing protein — MKSKLIFLTLASVLTMIICSCKTQDKIDQQVDDLLKQLTLEEKISLIHGNTFFTTPAIPRLGIPALHLSDGPNGIREEMSPHDWSVANCKNDAVTYFPCLTALASTWNPQLATDFGKVFAEEAIIRGKDIMLAPGLNIHRTPLNGRNWEYMSEDPFLTGQIAVEFIKSAQAGGIAVCAKHFALNNQEKDRGTINVEVSERALREIYLPAFEAAVKEGGVLSIMGAYNKFRGQYASQNKYLLQDILKTEWGFKGLVMTDWGAAHNTLEAANNGLDLEMYPIDGKKGNYYMGQALLDSIKAGKVDAKVVDDKVRRILYVMVKLNLIGKAEPDTTGMAAKLATPERVAATLKIAEEAVVLLKNNKILPLQASNVKKLAVIGDNATRKHAYGGLSTTIKAKYEITPLEGLQKRLGNEIEVKYAQGYEVTKDLKSSNAKLRAEAVNLAKECEQVIIFGGLNHEPGNDCEGDDKPDMSLPYGQDELISAILEVKPNAIIVMIAGSPVDMSSWIDNANALFYTSYIGMETGTALARIITGDVNPSGKMPYTLPRKLEDSPSVVFGEYPGSNGTVNYKDELLVGYRYFDTKAVKPLFPFGFGLSYTQFAYSDLRVKTSKGNPEEMCTLTFMIKNTGKVAGKEIAEVYVTDPQSSVSRPAKELKGFSKISLKPGESGEVKITLNQRAFQFYDPDKKDWVLEPGKFMLKVGSSSDQILLEKEIEL, encoded by the coding sequence ATGAAATCCAAATTAATCTTTTTAACCCTTGCAAGCGTACTTACAATGATTATCTGTTCGTGTAAAACACAGGATAAAATCGACCAGCAGGTTGACGACCTCCTGAAACAGCTTACCCTTGAAGAAAAAATATCCCTCATTCACGGGAATACCTTTTTTACCACTCCGGCCATTCCCCGCCTGGGTATCCCCGCACTTCATCTTTCTGATGGACCCAATGGAATAAGGGAGGAAATGAGCCCACACGACTGGAGTGTTGCTAATTGTAAAAATGATGCAGTTACTTATTTCCCCTGTCTTACAGCCCTGGCCTCCACATGGAATCCTCAACTGGCAACAGATTTCGGAAAGGTATTTGCCGAAGAAGCCATAATCAGAGGGAAAGATATTATGCTGGCTCCCGGGCTCAATATTCACCGTACACCCTTAAATGGAAGAAACTGGGAGTATATGAGTGAGGATCCTTTCCTTACCGGGCAGATAGCTGTAGAGTTTATCAAATCAGCACAGGCTGGTGGAATCGCAGTATGTGCCAAACATTTTGCCCTTAATAACCAGGAAAAGGATAGGGGTACAATCAATGTTGAAGTATCCGAAAGAGCTTTGCGCGAGATTTATTTACCGGCTTTTGAAGCTGCTGTTAAAGAAGGGGGTGTCCTTAGTATTATGGGGGCTTATAATAAATTCAGAGGTCAGTATGCCAGTCAAAACAAATACCTGCTCCAGGATATCCTGAAAACGGAATGGGGGTTTAAAGGTTTGGTGATGACCGACTGGGGTGCAGCTCATAATACCCTCGAGGCAGCAAATAACGGGCTGGATCTTGAAATGTACCCTATCGATGGGAAAAAAGGCAATTACTACATGGGACAAGCACTCCTCGATTCCATCAAAGCCGGTAAAGTGGATGCCAAAGTGGTGGATGATAAGGTTCGAAGGATTTTGTATGTAATGGTGAAGTTAAACCTTATTGGCAAAGCAGAACCGGATACAACCGGGATGGCAGCCAAACTTGCCACCCCTGAAAGAGTTGCTGCCACACTGAAAATAGCGGAAGAAGCGGTTGTGCTGCTAAAAAACAACAAGATTCTGCCATTACAGGCAAGCAATGTTAAAAAACTGGCTGTGATCGGTGATAATGCTACCCGTAAACATGCATATGGCGGACTGAGTACCACAATTAAAGCTAAGTATGAAATCACGCCTCTCGAAGGACTGCAGAAAAGATTGGGTAATGAAATAGAAGTGAAATATGCCCAGGGTTATGAAGTAACCAAAGATCTTAAGTCTTCCAATGCCAAACTCAGGGCCGAAGCTGTTAATCTTGCCAAAGAATGCGAACAGGTCATTATTTTCGGTGGTCTCAATCATGAACCCGGAAACGACTGTGAAGGTGATGATAAGCCGGATATGTCCCTGCCTTATGGACAGGATGAACTTATCAGTGCCATCCTTGAAGTGAAGCCCAATGCTATTATTGTTATGATAGCAGGAAGCCCGGTAGATATGAGTTCCTGGATTGATAATGCCAATGCCCTGTTCTATACCAGCTATATAGGCATGGAAACCGGGACAGCCCTGGCCAGGATAATTACCGGTGACGTAAATCCTTCAGGAAAAATGCCCTATACCCTTCCCCGAAAACTCGAAGATTCACCCTCAGTAGTATTTGGAGAATACCCGGGAAGTAATGGAACCGTAAATTACAAAGACGAGTTACTTGTCGGATACCGTTATTTCGATACAAAAGCTGTTAAGCCACTATTCCCGTTTGGTTTTGGACTTTCCTATACACAGTTCGCATATTCTGACCTCAGGGTTAAAACCAGTAAAGGCAACCCGGAAGAAATGTGTACACTAACTTTTATGATTAAAAATACCGGAAAGGTTGCAGGTAAGGAGATTGCTGAAGTTTACGTTACTGACCCCCAATCATCAGTGAGTCGTCCGGCTAAAGAGCTCAAAGGCTTCTCAAAAATCAGCCTAAAACCCGGCGAATCAGGAGAAGTTAAGATCACTCTCAATCAAAGGGCTTTCCAGTTTTACGACCCTGATAAGAAAGACTGGGTGCTCGAACCCGGCAAATTCATGCTGAAGGTAGGTTCATCATCTGATCAAATTTTGCTGGAAAAGGAAATAGAATTATAG